The DNA region ATGATTTTGTTTTTCAGGTGCTTCCGCTTCAGTACTATAAAAATATGGCGTTCGAAACGATCAAGAGCGATGATTTCGTAGTGATCTACCTTGATTCCCGCCAATTCACCGATTTCGACAGGTACAGGTTTAAAGTTCCGTTTTACAGAAAGTTCAATTCCGGAAAGAAGATGGGCGACAAACTCGAAGCGTTCTTGTCGTGGGTGAATGAAAACGAACTCGCCACTTCACGGATGAAAGACTTTATTTTTTAAAGTGAAATCTTCTTCAGTAATACGATTTTCCTGAATATATCGCATTTATTTGCTATTAATCTTATCACATTCTGAAAAAATAGTTTTTTTATTGCATATTTCATTTTTTATGTTTAACTTTAGCAAAGTTTAACCAAATTAAATTACTACGTTATGAAAAAAATCACTATTTTATTGGGAATCCTTCTAGGATTAAGCATCCAAGCACAAAGTTGGAATTTGACAGGTAATTCGGGAACAAATTCGCTAACAAATTACATTGGCACATCTGATAACTCGGATTTGATTTTTCGTACAAATAGTACTGAAGGTTTCAGGTTAACGAATGATGGGAAGTTTCATTTGGCTAGTCTTATAAGCAGATCCGCATATCCAATGGATTTAAATTTTCGTTTTATTTCACCTGGCTCCTCTGCTTTTTATGTAGTAGCAAATCAACCAGATTATTTTTTGATAAAAGATCTTAGAACTAATTTCAATTATTTTAGAATATCAACTGCAAGTAATATTAATGCAAACTCTACAATTTTTTTACAAGAAAACAGCGGAAAAGTTGTAATTGGTACTACAACAATACCCAATTGTAGCACTTGCTCAGATTATAATCTCTTTGTAAAAAAAGGAATTAAAACAGAGAAAGTCAAAGTTGAATTCGCAAACGCAAATGGTTGGGCGGACTATGTATTTGAAAACGACTACAAATTAATGCCACTTGAAGAGCTGAAAACCTTCATTAAGAAAAATAAACATTTACCGGAAGTTCCAACAGCAACCGAGGTGGTAGAAAACGGGCTTGAATTGAAAGAGTTTAATGCTTTACTACTCAAAAAGGTTGAAGAATTAACCCTTCATCTTATTCAATTGAACGAAAAATTGCAAGACCAGAATGATCGAATAAAGGAATTAGAAACAAGAAAAGGGACCGAGCTATGAAAACAATTTTAAAATGGTTTTTTTTCTGTTTTGGAGTTTTTATTCATGCACAAAACAGTCCATTTGGCATACAATGTATATCGACTCCCCAAACCTCAAATCAAACCGCCGAAATTCTATTTGGTAATTGTGGGAACTCAACTCCATACTACAGTAACCAATATCTGTATTCACCCCAATTATCAGACGATATTATTTATTTAAAGCTCAATTTTATTTTCCCCACAAAACCAGATGGAACTGGAAATTTTGAGCAAAATAATCCTGAACACATCCAAGCTATTGACGATGTTATAACCAGTTTAAATCTCAGACTTCTTAATTTACAACAACCTTCTTCATCTGCGTGCATAGGGTATGGAAATAATAATATCCCGACAACAAAGATACAATTTATAGTAAATAAAGTTTGGAAGGTAGATCCTGGTTGGAATTATCTTTACACGGGATTTGTACCTTGTACTCTGCAATACGCACCTACTACATGTCCCAACTTTAGCACTTTAAATCCGGCATCTCCAGATTATTATTATAAACTCTTTGATAACGATCCAACGATTCCGTCAGGAATAAATATAGTTTTCGCAAATAATGGCTATGTCTATGATCAAATTATAAATAATCAAAATTATACCGCACCTGGTGGGCAAGGATGGGCAATATCCATGACTCCCAATAGTACAGATTTTACACAAAAGTTGAGACAATTCTTTCCCGATTCTTTTAATGATTATTTAATTAAAAAATATTACATAGCAGACAATCCGGATCCAAACAGCCCTTATCCTAATACACCTTGGTCAACGGTTTATGGTTGGTTTTACTATTCTTTAGCGGGAGGTCTATTACACGAAACTGGACATAATTTTGGATTAGGCCATCAAAATGGCTGCCATAACAATATCATGAACCAATGTGGGGTTTGTCCCAGAGACTACTTGAGTGATTTTGAAACTTCTAAAATGCATTTCGCAGCTTCTACAACAAGCTTACGGCAATATTTCACAGATAACTCATTTAAAAACAGTAACATTCTTTCTGATAGTGACCAAATGTGGGACTTGAATTTTAGGATTTATTCTAACGTGAAAGTTGATAATAATTCAAGTTTGAAGGCAACCTGCAAGATTATTATGTCTCCTGAAAGCAGAATAATTGTTAAGCCAGGAAGTAATTTTATAATTGAAGGTGCCGACATTTCTTCAGCAAATAATACTTCTTGGAACGGAATCAAAATTGAAGGAAATGCTTACGGTTTAATACTTCCGGACACCAAAATTGACAATGGTTATTTCTATATGTATACTGACAACTCGGTTTCACCAGAAGGAAGAGATAGAAATGATGAGCATGCTTATACCATCAGTGACATACATGCAAATTTGAACATTAATTATGATAAATTAAACATATATCCTAATCCTACAGGTGATTTCATCAATATCCAAACGAATGAAGTAATATATGGAGTCAAAATATTTGATTTTAAGGGAGAGAAAGTTAGAAATTTTAGACATAATTTTAACAAAATTGATGTTCAATCTCTTGGAAGCGGTCACTATATCTTATCCATTGAATTGGAGAACAAAATTATTACGAAGAGGTTTATTAAGAAATAATTCAAATAACTGTTTTTTCACTATGAGGTCTGCTAATTGCGGACCTCTTTATTTTTATATTTAGACTAAACAGGGAAAAACTTTCTGGAATAATTATGTAATCAAAGATATGTGACACTTATAATTTATTAATTCCATGTCAATCTGAAGATAAATTTATCAATGTATTAAGAAAATAAGTTTTTTGTTGCTCATCTAATTTTTGTTTATTAACTTTGAAAGCAAGTTTAACCAAATTAATTTATTAACATTATGAAAAAACTTTTACTCATTGCCTCGATGATGGCAATTCCGTTCTTCGGAACAGGACAGACGTATTTTTCGGACAACTTCAATGATGAAGACGTGTCGGATTGGACTCGCTACGATGTTGACGGAGATGGACTAAATTGGGCTGACTATTTTACCGTTAATGATAATGGTGGAAATCCGGTAACCCCCGTTTCCCTAATCTCGAGATCTTGGCAGGGTTCCCCCAAAACCCCAAACAATTGGATTATTTCGCCCGCTATCAGTTTAGCATCCGCGTCAGGACAGGTATTTTTATACTGGAAAGTTCAGTGCGCAGCTGCAGAATGGGATCAAGAACATTATTCTGTGTATGTTGGGACGAGCAGTGACATGGCTTCATTACAAGCTTCACCCGTAACCTTTTCTGAGACTTATAATGATCCCAACAACGCTGGAACTCAATATTCGAGGACGCTAGACGTGAGCAGCTTTGTAGGACAGACAATTTATGTTGCTTTCAGGCATCACAATGTAACAGACATGGACTTTATTTCTATTGACGATGTAGAAGTAAAGGCACCGCCAACAACAGCACCTGCTTGTGTAACTCAAGTTTCGCCTGCAAACGCTGCAACTGGAATTAACTACAAAGCACCTGTGGCTCTTTCATGGACTGCTGCCACAACAGGACCTTCAGCTTCAAGTTATGACGTATTCTTTGGAAACACCCCTAATCCAACTACTCTTCTTGCTAACGTAACAGGACTGACAACAAATGTCCCAGTAACACAGCTGACCTCAGCCACAACTTATTATTGGAGGGTAGTAGCAAAGAATGAAGTCGGTTCGGCAACAGGATGTTCCGAGTTCTCATTCACAACTGCAAATCCACCTGCTTCGGCACCAAATTGCGCAACATTGAATCTACCTGCTAACGGTGCTACAGAAGTAAGTTATGATGCAGCTATAAATCTTACATGGACAGCACCAACTACAGGAACCGTAGTTGATAGTTACGATCTATATCTTGACACCAATCCAGATCCGACCACATTGTTGGCAAATAAAACTACTACATCACACAGTATCCCTTCAATGACATTGGCAGGAAACACAACCTATTACTGGAAGGTTGTCCCTAAAAATGATACTGGAGCCGCAACTGGATGTACCGTATTCTCGTTTACAACAAAACCAAATCCATTTGCTCCATATTGCGGACCGCTTGCAATTACCTCTACCGTGGAACCGATCACGCTTGTAAATTTCGCAGGAATAAATAACGTAACACCTGCACCAACAGGAAGCCCATCTACTGTTCCTTCCCATGAAAATTTCACTACGATTATAGGAAATGTTGTGAAGGGAGAAACCCAAACCATTACACTGCAAGGAAATACTGGAGGCAACTGGGTCAACAGATTTGCAGTGTTTATTGACTGGAACCAAAATGGGGTTTTAAACGATCCAGGCGAAGTATATGAAGTGACTACAACATTGTCAAACTCTACAGGAACAGATGGCAAACAAGTTACCCACCCAATAGCCGTACCTGCAACCGCAATGTCTGGAGATACCAGAATGAGAGTTAAGAAAATCTTCGGAACCACCAATTATCTTGATCCATGTGCAGGAGCATCGTTCGGTCAAGTAGAAGATTATACTGTAAATGTTGCGACACTTGCTGTAGCAGATGCATCTAAAAATCAAGCAAGAGTTTATCCTAATCCAATCGTTGATATAGTAAATATTGACTCCAACTCTAAAGTAAGTTCAGTTCAGGTTTATGACCTTTCAGGTAAAGTAGTTTCTACCCATACCATGAATGCGGTGAAGAACCAGATCAACCTCGGCAAACTGACTCCTGGAGTTTACATGCTGAAAATCAACACTGAAAGCGGAACACAAACCGTGAAAGTGGTGAAGAAGTAAATCATTATTAAAATAAACTTCGAAGAAGGGACCTGTATTGTACAGGTCTCTTTTTTTATTTCGCTGAAACATTGTGAGTTCAGAAAATAATAACTAATTTTGCACCTCGAAATAATTAACAAATTTAATTAACATTATGAACAACTACGAAACTGTTTTCATTTTAACTCCCGTTCTATCTGACGCACAGGTGGAGGAAGCAGTGAAAAAATTTGAAGATCTGTTGACTTCAAACAATTGCGAAATCGTTGCCAAAGAAAATTGGGGACTGAAGAAATTAGCTTATCCGATCCAGCTGAAAAAGAACGGATTCTACACTTTGATCGAATTCAAAGGTGAAGGAACTGTAGTAGCAGATTTAGAAACTGCCTACAAACGTGACGAGAGAGTGATCCGTTACCTGACTACCAAGTTAGACAAGCACGCGGTAGACTACGCAGTAACCAGAAGAAGCAAACTGAAAACTGCAAAAGCTTAATTTTTAACCCACAAAAAAAGACAAAGACATGGCAATAGACGATATGGCAAAACAGGCATCTGCCGGTGGAGAATCCGAAGTAAAATTCCTTACTCCGCTTGATATCAATACAAAATCAGAAAAAAAATACTGCCGATTCAAAAAATACGGAATCAAGCATGTGGACTACAAAGATGCTGACTTCCTTCTTCAGTTTGTAAACGAGCAGGGAAAAATCCTTCCAAGAAGATACACAGGAACTTCTTTGAAATACCAGAGAAAAGTTTCTTCGGCAATCAAAAGAGCAAGACATTTGGCGTTGATGCCGTATGTGGCGGATTTGCTTAAATAAGACAAAAGACCAATAGACAAGAGATTAGAGACTTTTGATATTCAAAATTTTAAAATCTTGTTGCTGATTTAATTAAATTAATCTAACTATTTGGATATTAAGTGAAGAGTCTCATATCTCCAATCTCTTAATCTCCAATCTAAAAAGGACAACAACAATGGACATTATTCTAAAAAAAGACGTAGAAAACTTAGGACTTGAGTTCGATACAGTAAGCGTGAAGCCAGGATACGCAAGAAACTTCCTGATCCCACAAGGTTTGGCAGTTTTGGCAACCCCAAAAAACAAGGCAACGCTGGAAGCTACACTTGAAGCAAGAAAAGAAGAGGAAGCTAAACTGATTGCAAGTGCAAACGCAATCGTTGAACAACTGAAGAAAACTGCAATCACCATCGAAGCGAAAGTGGGCACCGGTGATAAACTTTTCGGATCGATCAACAATGCAAACCTTGCTGAAGAACTGGCAAAAGCTGGTGTGGAAGTTGACAAAAAATACATCAAAATTCCAGGAAGCACCATCAAGAGAACTGGTAAATTCTCTGCTTTGATCAGACTTCACAGAGATGTAGAGCACAACTATGAGTTCGACGTAGTTTCTGACGCTCCGGTTGAAGTGGCTCCAAAAGCTGCTCCTGCTCCGAAGAAAGTAGAAGAAACAACTGAAACGACTACAGAAGAAGCTTAAGAGCTACCCAACAATTATAAGAATCCGGTGAATTTTTTCATCGGATTTTTTTGTTTTTGAATTGTGGGAAAGCATTCTAAAGAAATAAACCAAAATTTGTTACCCCGTCCTAAAGGGAGCAAATTTGGGTTTATTTCTAAGGAAATTTTCCTCCCTTTAGGGTTGTGGTAAAGAAAATTTCCGACCTAATATTTTTTGAATAAGATTTAGACGGTCTATAATAAAAAATAAATGATATTTTTGTCTTATGCTGAAAATCCCACGGTTCATCCGCAAAGGACTGAAAAATTCATTCGACAACCTAAGAAACGAAAAACTGAAGCACAACCTGCTTCAGGCGATTCCGTTCTGGATCGGTTCCGTAATTACGGGGATTATCGCAGTGATGTATGCCAAACTTTTTGTGTGGGGCGAAAACCTGATGAACTATATCCTCGACTGGAATGCGTGGATGATCTTCATTATCGCACCTGTAGGATTTGTGCTTTCGTGGTGGTTGGTTAAGGAATTTGCACCCTACTCAAAAGGCAGCGGAATTCCGCAGGTGATGGCTGCAGTAGAACTGGCCAATCCAAAGGAACATACCAAAATCAGACATCTCTTGAGTTTGAAAATACTTGTGTTCAAAATACTCTCAAGTTTGGCGTTGATTATAGGCGGTGGCGCAATCGGACGTGAAGGTCCTACGATTCAGATTGCGGGTTCAGTTTTCAGGAAAGTCAATGAATATTTACCGGAATGGTGGCCGAAAATCTCCAAGAAGAATATGATCATGACCGGAGCTGCAGCCGGACTTTCAGCGGCGTTCAACACTCCTTTAGGAGGAATCGTTTTCGCCGTCGAGGAACTTTCGAAAACACACATCAATTACTTTAAGACTGCACTGTTCACAGCAGTAATTATTGCGGGTCTTACTGCGCAGACTTTAGCGGGATCCTACCTTTATTTGGGTTATCCGAAAACCGCCGATGTTGCTTTAACGGTGATGTTTCCTGTGATTCTGGTTTCGGGAATTGCGGGAATTTTGGCAAGTCAGCTTTCGGTAATCATGCTCAGCATCAGCAAATGGAAAAGGCGGCTGAAAACCGACAGAGCCAATATCATCTTCCTCATCGTTTCCGCATTGATTATCGCGTCGCTTGCTTTTTTTGTGAACCGCGAAATTTTGGGTTCTGGAAAGGAAATCATGAACCGAACCCTCTTTAGCGACAACAAACACGAAGACTGGTACGTTCCGTTTTTCAGGATGATCGGGCCTGCTTTTGCTTTCACCTCCGGAGGAGCGGGCGGAATTTTCGCACCTGCACTTTCTGCGGGAGCAAGCGTGGGTTCGGTAATTTCGGGGTGGATTCAACTCACTCCGAACGAAACCAATGTGGTAATTTTAGCCGGAATGGTCGCATTTCTTACAGGAATTACACGGGCTCCATTTACCTCCGCAATCATCGTTCTGGAAATGACCGACCGACACTCCCTCATCTTCCACCTGATGCTCGCTGGAATGGTTTCATCGCTGATTTCAATTATCATCAGCAGAAATTCTTTGTATGACATGCTGAAAGTTTCCTACCTCCAGGAATTGAGAAAGGATGATGAACCGAATTAAAAAACCTTTCAAAAAAACTGAAAGGTTTTATATTACTCTAAAGAAGACAACTTAATACTTCGTCATCTGGTTTCGCACGTTTCCTAAGATATCCGGGAAGTATACGTCTGCAAGGTGCTCAAATTCGTCACCTCGCATAAACATACTCGCGTCGACATCCTGGTAAGAATCGCGTCCTGCCGCAGCAATCAATTCGTTGCAAGTGTGAAGCGTGTTCTTGTGGAAATGATAAACTCTTTCACTTTTGTCGGTTACATCCAAACCTTTAATGAGCATTTTGTCCTGGGTAGCAACTCCGGTCGGACAAGTGTTGGTATTACAACGCAGCGCCTGAATACAGCCCAAAGCAAACATAAATCCTCTCGCGTTGTTACACAAATCTGCACCCATCGCAACCGCACGAAGAATGTCGAGCGACGTCAGTACTTTACCGCTCGCAATAATTCTCACTTTATCGCGAAGGTTGAAGTTTTTCAAAGTTCTGTTCACAAAAATCAGCGCAGGTTCCAGCGGCATTCCTACTCCATCGGAAAATTCTGGCGGTGCAGCTCCTGTTCCACCTTCTGCTCCATCGATGGTGATGAAGTCGGGGTAGATCTTCAACACATTCATTTGAACACAAATATCCTCAAACTCTTTGGTATCGCCAATACACAGTTTAAAACCGATCGGTTTCCCACCAGAAAGTTCGCGAAGCTGCTGCACGAAATGCAATAATCCTGCAGCATCAGAAAACGCTGAATGCGACGGTGGCGAAATAATTGTGATTCCTGGTTGCACGTGGCGGATTGCGGCAATTTCAGGAGTGTTTTTAGAGCCCGGCAAAACTCCGCCGTGTCCAGGTTTTGCTCCCTGCGAAAGTTTGATTTCCACCATTTTCACGTTGGGAATCGAAGATTTTTCCTTGAAAAGTTCAGGAGAAAATTTACCCTGTTCATCACGACAACCAAAATATCCGGTACCGATTTGCCAGCATAAATCCCCGCCTTCCAAATGATATGGCGAAATTCCACCTTCTCCGGTGTTGTGGTAAAATCCACCTTTTTTCGCTCCACGGTTCAGGGAAATCTGGGCGCGGTCACTCAACGAACCGAAACTCATCGCAGAAATATTGAAAAGTGACGCGCTATATTTTTGGGTACACTGTTCACCTCCTACCAAAACTCGTGGCAATTCCTCTTTCGGCGATTTCGCGTAAATGGAATGTTTTATTCCTTCGTATTTTCTGTTGTTAATGTCGAGCTGCGTTCCGAAAGGCACGGTATCGCTCAGGTTTTTAGCACGTCGGTAAGCTGCAGAACGTTCGTTTCTTGGGAAAGGTTTTCCGTCGGTTTCTCTCTCAATAAAATACTGCTGCATTTCGGGCGAGATGCTCTCAAAGAAGTAGCGGAAATACCCTAAAACCGGGAAGTTTCTAAGAATCGCATGCTTGGTTTGGAAACTGTTATACAATCCCAAAGCATAAATACAGGTTAATAAAATCGGGATCCAGTAATGCGCTTTGATCAGCAGCGAAATCGCCCAGATCACAACCAGAATTATTATTCCCCAACGGATGAACTTGTCTCTCATTATCAATAAATTTTAACAATTCTGTAAAATTAACAATAATATACCGAGAAAAAAAACAAATATCTCAGCAAAACCCCATAACCATCAACAATGATTTGAGGAAAATTTCTTTATTCCAAATAAAACAGAAATTAAAATCTACACCTTAATTCTTATCATCAATTTTCATTAAAGAAAACCGAGAAACATTAAAGAAAATAATTTCCCATCTTTGGCTTAATATTTGGAAAAATAAAACATTAACTTTATAAAAAATATCGAAATGAGACGATATACGATTTTAGTGGCAACGATGGCGGTTGCAACATTAGGTACGACAACTCAGTCATGTATGACCCTTGCAACTTCAAGTGTTGGGTTGTCAATCCTTAAACAGATTCTTCTCGGAGGAATTACGAAAGGACTTAATATTTTCAGCGACAAAAACAGTTTCCTTGCCAACCAATTGATTGAGGCAGCTTTACCGCAGCAACTGAAGGACATTAACAATACTTTGCAAAATCTCGGACTCGGAAATCTCGTCCAGAAAGAAAAAGAATACATCGCGCAAGCTGCAGCTTTTACCGTTGATGTATCGAGACCAATCCTAACAAATGCGGTAAATTCATTAACCGCCGAAGATGCGGCAAGAATCGTGCAGGGAGGAAGCGGCGCTGCAACAATGATTCTGAAAGAAAGAACTTCGCAACAGTTGATGGCAGCAATCGCTCCGAAAGTGGATGCTAAACTGAACGAGTTCGGAATCGTGAAATCACTGAACACTGCTTTAGCGGGAACCAATATTCTTGGAGGTCTTTTCGGTGGACAAAACAATACAGGTTCTGTAACTGGCGGAATCAGCAGATTTGCGTCTGAACAAATGGTGAACGGACTTTTCAACATCATACAAAACCACGAGCAGCAGAACTCCTCGCAAATCCTAAACTCTCTAGGAGGATTGGGAACTGCGAGATAAGACAATAATTTTCTTTAACTTTGAAATTCCGGAACTTTCCGGAATTTTTTATCATTAATACAAAACATCAATGAACATCCTTGAAAATAACGGCAACAAAAATCCCGACGAATTCTACTCTTCTTTAAAGGAAAAACTCGAAGCGACACACGATTTCCCCGAAGATTATCTCTTCAAATTCATCATCACCAACGACGAAGCGAAGCTTACGGAAATCTACCGCGTTTTCGACAATATGAAATTCACGATGAGTTCCAAGGAAAGCAAGAACGGAAAATATACCTCACTGAATATGAATGCTTTCGTCCTCGATGCGGAACAGGTCATCAACATCTATAAAGAAGTTGGGAAAATTGAGGGTGTAATTATGCTATAGGTGATTAATGATGATCTATAACTTTATTTCTCAATAAAATATTTCACATTTTCGAGAGGTCGGCCAATCATCGCTACAGAACTTTTAATTAAAATTGGTCGCTGAATTAGTTCCGGATTTTCGGTAAGAATCTTCACCCATTCCTCGTCGGAAAAATTTTGGTCGGCGAACTTTTCCTTATAAAGCGTTTCATTTTTTCGGATGATCTCGTGAACTCCCATATTGAGTTTTTTCAGCACGGCATTAAGCTCATTCACGGAAAGCGGATCGTTTACGAAATCGATCACTTCGAATGGAACACCGTTTTCATCGAGATATTCCAGGATACCGCGAGATTTCGAGCAGGAATTGTTGTGGAGAACTTTAATCATTTGCAGAGTGTTTGAAGTTTGAGGTTTGAGGTTTTAGCTCTTCGAAATTAGTTTTTCGTAATTCTTACTTCGTATTTCGTATTTTGTACTTCGTATTTCGCACTTTAGAAAAGTCCGTGCAATTCCGTTTCAATTCTTTCAAGAATATAGCCGAAATCTTCGGGGCGCTCCACGAAATCCAGGTCATCAA from Chryseobacterium suipulveris includes:
- a CDS encoding T9SS type A sorting domain-containing protein, coding for MKTILKWFFFCFGVFIHAQNSPFGIQCISTPQTSNQTAEILFGNCGNSTPYYSNQYLYSPQLSDDIIYLKLNFIFPTKPDGTGNFEQNNPEHIQAIDDVITSLNLRLLNLQQPSSSACIGYGNNNIPTTKIQFIVNKVWKVDPGWNYLYTGFVPCTLQYAPTTCPNFSTLNPASPDYYYKLFDNDPTIPSGINIVFANNGYVYDQIINNQNYTAPGGQGWAISMTPNSTDFTQKLRQFFPDSFNDYLIKKYYIADNPDPNSPYPNTPWSTVYGWFYYSLAGGLLHETGHNFGLGHQNGCHNNIMNQCGVCPRDYLSDFETSKMHFAASTTSLRQYFTDNSFKNSNILSDSDQMWDLNFRIYSNVKVDNNSSLKATCKIIMSPESRIIVKPGSNFIIEGADISSANNTSWNGIKIEGNAYGLILPDTKIDNGYFYMYTDNSVSPEGRDRNDEHAYTISDIHANLNINYDKLNIYPNPTGDFINIQTNEVIYGVKIFDFKGEKVRNFRHNFNKIDVQSLGSGHYILSIELENKIITKRFIKK
- a CDS encoding GEVED domain-containing protein; this translates as MSDWTRYDVDGDGLNWADYFTVNDNGGNPVTPVSLISRSWQGSPKTPNNWIISPAISLASASGQVFLYWKVQCAAAEWDQEHYSVYVGTSSDMASLQASPVTFSETYNDPNNAGTQYSRTLDVSSFVGQTIYVAFRHHNVTDMDFISIDDVEVKAPPTTAPACVTQVSPANAATGINYKAPVALSWTAATTGPSASSYDVFFGNTPNPTTLLANVTGLTTNVPVTQLTSATTYYWRVVAKNEVGSATGCSEFSFTTANPPASAPNCATLNLPANGATEVSYDAAINLTWTAPTTGTVVDSYDLYLDTNPDPTTLLANKTTTSHSIPSMTLAGNTTYYWKVVPKNDTGAATGCTVFSFTTKPNPFAPYCGPLAITSTVEPITLVNFAGINNVTPAPTGSPSTVPSHENFTTIIGNVVKGETQTITLQGNTGGNWVNRFAVFIDWNQNGVLNDPGEVYEVTTTLSNSTGTDGKQVTHPIAVPATAMSGDTRMRVKKIFGTTNYLDPCAGASFGQVEDYTVNVATLAVADASKNQARVYPNPIVDIVNIDSNSKVSSVQVYDLSGKVVSTHTMNAVKNQINLGKLTPGVYMLKINTESGTQTVKVVKK
- the rpsF gene encoding 30S ribosomal protein S6, whose protein sequence is MNNYETVFILTPVLSDAQVEEAVKKFEDLLTSNNCEIVAKENWGLKKLAYPIQLKKNGFYTLIEFKGEGTVVADLETAYKRDERVIRYLTTKLDKHAVDYAVTRRSKLKTAKA
- the rpsR gene encoding 30S ribosomal protein S18 gives rise to the protein MAIDDMAKQASAGGESEVKFLTPLDINTKSEKKYCRFKKYGIKHVDYKDADFLLQFVNEQGKILPRRYTGTSLKYQRKVSSAIKRARHLALMPYVADLLK
- the rplI gene encoding 50S ribosomal protein L9, encoding MDIILKKDVENLGLEFDTVSVKPGYARNFLIPQGLAVLATPKNKATLEATLEARKEEEAKLIASANAIVEQLKKTAITIEAKVGTGDKLFGSINNANLAEELAKAGVEVDKKYIKIPGSTIKRTGKFSALIRLHRDVEHNYEFDVVSDAPVEVAPKAAPAPKKVEETTETTTEEA
- a CDS encoding chloride channel protein, with amino-acid sequence MLKIPRFIRKGLKNSFDNLRNEKLKHNLLQAIPFWIGSVITGIIAVMYAKLFVWGENLMNYILDWNAWMIFIIAPVGFVLSWWLVKEFAPYSKGSGIPQVMAAVELANPKEHTKIRHLLSLKILVFKILSSLALIIGGGAIGREGPTIQIAGSVFRKVNEYLPEWWPKISKKNMIMTGAAAGLSAAFNTPLGGIVFAVEELSKTHINYFKTALFTAVIIAGLTAQTLAGSYLYLGYPKTADVALTVMFPVILVSGIAGILASQLSVIMLSISKWKRRLKTDRANIIFLIVSALIIASLAFFVNREILGSGKEIMNRTLFSDNKHEDWYVPFFRMIGPAFAFTSGGAGGIFAPALSAGASVGSVISGWIQLTPNETNVVILAGMVAFLTGITRAPFTSAIIVLEMTDRHSLIFHLMLAGMVSSLISIIISRNSLYDMLKVSYLQELRKDDEPN
- a CDS encoding FMN-binding glutamate synthase family protein → MRDKFIRWGIIILVVIWAISLLIKAHYWIPILLTCIYALGLYNSFQTKHAILRNFPVLGYFRYFFESISPEMQQYFIERETDGKPFPRNERSAAYRRAKNLSDTVPFGTQLDINNRKYEGIKHSIYAKSPKEELPRVLVGGEQCTQKYSASLFNISAMSFGSLSDRAQISLNRGAKKGGFYHNTGEGGISPYHLEGGDLCWQIGTGYFGCRDEQGKFSPELFKEKSSIPNVKMVEIKLSQGAKPGHGGVLPGSKNTPEIAAIRHVQPGITIISPPSHSAFSDAAGLLHFVQQLRELSGGKPIGFKLCIGDTKEFEDICVQMNVLKIYPDFITIDGAEGGTGAAPPEFSDGVGMPLEPALIFVNRTLKNFNLRDKVRIIASGKVLTSLDILRAVAMGADLCNNARGFMFALGCIQALRCNTNTCPTGVATQDKMLIKGLDVTDKSERVYHFHKNTLHTCNELIAAAGRDSYQDVDASMFMRGDEFEHLADVYFPDILGNVRNQMTKY
- a CDS encoding DUF4197 family protein, translating into MRRYTILVATMAVATLGTTTQSCMTLATSSVGLSILKQILLGGITKGLNIFSDKNSFLANQLIEAALPQQLKDINNTLQNLGLGNLVQKEKEYIAQAAAFTVDVSRPILTNAVNSLTAEDAARIVQGGSGAATMILKERTSQQLMAAIAPKVDAKLNEFGIVKSLNTALAGTNILGGLFGGQNNTGSVTGGISRFASEQMVNGLFNIIQNHEQQNSSQILNSLGGLGTAR
- a CDS encoding DUF493 domain-containing protein; amino-acid sequence: MNILENNGNKNPDEFYSSLKEKLEATHDFPEDYLFKFIITNDEAKLTEIYRVFDNMKFTMSSKESKNGKYTSLNMNAFVLDAEQVINIYKEVGKIEGVIML
- a CDS encoding arsenate reductase family protein yields the protein MIKVLHNNSCSKSRGILEYLDENGVPFEVIDFVNDPLSVNELNAVLKKLNMGVHEIIRKNETLYKEKFADQNFSDEEWVKILTENPELIQRPILIKSSVAMIGRPLENVKYFIEK